In a single window of the Pseudomonadota bacterium genome:
- a CDS encoding metalloregulator ArsR/SmtB family transcription factor, whose amino-acid sequence MPMARAGTAARQDEDKLDRVFAALSDPVRRAILRRLDGRELLVSELARPFHISLQAVSRHIQVLVKAGLVKQERAGRVSRCRLDAGPIYLAAVWINRYSKYWQSQFDTIAAWLDAIEGAEGTKRRKQRRPHKAGT is encoded by the coding sequence ATGCCGATGGCTAGGGCCGGCACCGCCGCGAGGCAGGACGAGGATAAGCTCGATCGTGTCTTTGCGGCGTTGTCCGATCCGGTTCGACGCGCCATTCTGCGCCGCCTCGACGGCAGGGAGCTTCTGGTGTCGGAACTCGCTCGGCCATTCCACATCTCCCTGCAGGCGGTCTCCCGGCACATCCAGGTTCTGGTCAAGGCCGGTCTCGTCAAGCAGGAGCGGGCCGGGCGGGTCAGCCGATGCCGGCTGGACGCGGGCCCCATCTACCTGGCGGCGGTATGGATCAACCGCTACAGCAAATATTGGCAATCGCAGTTCGACACCATCGCCGCGTGGCTGGACGCGATCGAAGGCGCCGAGGGAACCAAGAGGCGGAAGCAGCGGCGGCCGCACAAGGCGGGAACCTAG
- a CDS encoding homocysteine S-methyltransferase family protein, translating to MGLLERLREGAVICAEGYLFEFERRGYLQAGAFVPEIVIEHPELVAQQHRDFVHAGSDVVEAFTYYGHREKLRLIGKEHLLEKLNRDALRIAKEVADEHGALVAGNICNTSAYIPGDKASHKAVRAMFDEQIGWAVEAGVDFIIGETYSHGGEALLALEAMKQAKVPSVVTLAVHKIGTMREGWSVVDTCKRLEDNGADVVGLNCARGPKTMMPLLSEIRAALKGHIAALPVPYRTTDQEPSFQVLTDPHCDCLPSERAFPVALDPFTCNRYEIAQFGKAAYGLGVNYLGVCCGAGPHHIRALAEALGRNPPASRYSADMSKHYILGSNPTLRQANLEYAKKL from the coding sequence ATGGGACTGCTGGAACGGCTCCGCGAGGGGGCGGTCATCTGCGCCGAGGGCTATCTCTTCGAGTTCGAGCGCCGCGGCTATCTGCAGGCGGGCGCCTTCGTGCCGGAGATCGTGATCGAGCATCCTGAGCTGGTCGCCCAGCAGCACCGGGACTTCGTCCATGCCGGCTCGGACGTGGTCGAGGCCTTCACCTATTACGGCCATCGCGAGAAGCTGAGGCTCATCGGCAAAGAGCATCTGTTGGAGAAGCTCAACCGCGATGCGCTCCGGATCGCCAAGGAGGTCGCCGACGAGCATGGCGCGCTCGTGGCCGGGAATATCTGCAACACCAGCGCCTACATTCCCGGCGACAAGGCTTCCCACAAGGCAGTCCGGGCGATGTTCGACGAGCAGATCGGCTGGGCGGTCGAGGCCGGCGTCGACTTCATCATCGGCGAGACCTACTCCCATGGTGGGGAAGCCCTGCTGGCCTTGGAGGCGATGAAGCAGGCGAAGGTGCCGAGCGTGGTCACTCTGGCGGTGCACAAGATCGGCACCATGCGCGAGGGGTGGTCGGTGGTGGACACCTGCAAGCGGCTCGAGGACAACGGCGCCGACGTGGTCGGCCTCAACTGCGCCCGCGGGCCGAAGACCATGATGCCGCTGCTCAGCGAAATCCGAGCCGCCCTCAAGGGCCACATCGCCGCGCTGCCGGTTCCCTACCGGACCACCGATCAGGAACCGAGCTTCCAGGTGCTGACCGATCCCCATTGCGACTGCTTGCCGAGCGAGCGGGCTTTCCCGGTGGCGCTCGACCCGTTCACCTGCAATCGCTACGAGATCGCCCAGTTCGGCAAGGCGGCCTATGGGCTCGGCGTCAACTATCTCGGGGTCTGCTGCGGCGCGGGCCCGCACCATATTCGGGCGCTGGCCGAGGCGCTCGGCCGCAATCCGCCGGCGAGCCGCTACTCCGCCGACATGTCGAAGCACTACATCCTCGGCAGCAATCCGACGCTGCGGCAGGCCAACCTCGAATACGCAAAGAAGCTGTAA